A single window of Salvia splendens isolate huo1 chromosome 6, SspV2, whole genome shotgun sequence DNA harbors:
- the LOC121809733 gene encoding NAC domain-containing protein 17-like isoform X2, with protein sequence MTVDADFLVSGKRFPPGFRFHPTDEELVLYYLKRKICCKIHHPDVVSEIDVYKCDPEDLPVMSKLQTGDRQWFFLSPRDRKHLKGARSNRVTGCGYWKVTGQDRAISYDSRLVGIKKTLVFYRGRAPKGERTDWVMHEYTMAEDEFKRCQDAKEYYVLNKVYKKSGLGPKNGEQYGAPFREEEWDDDLEVQCSIEPEKPTKKAHETVDCQHQSSLDDLEEIVGRIANEPDSVQLPVVDCEYTLDQFLGEEETESTLVHHSSVDVSAPVVYPAHCDLTETTRLQLQAAPELSYDTFINTEDPNVTGEDFLKDYLEMDDLDSDPTTQILDNWGNNFGSLQFEGLDDDLSILYEDASSFLYEPVEPWHFPQPSSNNFENGAMDPSPSSYQSYVMQQQNSSLDGASSQLWRGEPTYSVVSTPEVNQDFNAPSTSELLSYSGW encoded by the exons ATGACTGTGGATGCGGATTTCCTCGTGAGCGGAAAGAGATTCCCTCCAGGGTTCAGATTCCACCCCACCGATGAGGAGCTCGTGCTTTACTATCTCAAGAGGAAGATTTGCTGTAAAATACACCATCCCGACGTCGTCTCTGAGATCGATGTCTACAAGTGCGACCCCGAGGATTTGCCTG TGATGTCGAAACTGCAAACTGGTGATAGACAATGGTTCTTCCTCAGTCCCAGAGACCGGAAACATTTAAAGGGAGCAAGGTCGAACAGGGTGACCGGGTGTGGTTACTGGAAGGTGACGGGGCAGGACCGTGCCATCTCATATGATTCTCGTCTTGTTGGGATAAAGAAGACTCTGGTGTTCTACAGAGGTCGCGCGCCTAAAGGAGAGCGCACGGATTGGGTGATGCACGAATACACCATGGCTGAGGACGAGTTCAAACGATGCCAGGATGCTAAGGAATACTACGTGCTGAACAAAGTCTACAAGAAAAGTGGCCTCGGTCCGAAAAATGGTGAGCAGTATGGCGCACCGTTCAGGGAAGAGGAGTGGGATGATGATCTTGAAGTTCAGTGCTCCATTGAGCCGGAGAAACCAACAAAGAAAGCTCATGAAACTGTTGATTGTCAACATCAGTCCTCATTAGATGATCTTGAGGAAATAGTGGGACGAATAGCAAATGAGCCCGATTCCGTTCAGTTACCGGTTGTTGATTGCGAGTATACTCTGGATCAGTTTCTCGGTGAGGAGGAAACTGAGAGTACATTAGTTCACCATTCTTCTGTTGATGTGTCTGCACCAGTGGTTTATCCAGCTCATTGTGACCTTACTGAGACAACTCGATTACAGTTGCAAGCAGCACCTGAGCTCTCCTATGACACATTCATTAATACGGAAGATCCTAATGTGACCGGGGAGGACTTCCTCAAAGATTATCTTGAAATGGATGATCTAGATTCAGACCCAACCACACAAATTCTTGATAACTGGGGGAATAATTTTGGGAGTCTGCAGTTTGAGGGTTTAGATGATGATTTGAGCATTCTGTATGAAGACGCTTCTTCTTTCCTTTATGAGCCTGTTGAGCCCTGGCATTTTCCCCAGCCATCTTCGAATAACTTTGAGAATGGAGCCATGGACCCGAGTCCAAGCTCATATCAAAGTTATGTGATGCAGCAACAAAATAGCAGTTTAGATGGAGCGAGCTCTCAACTGTGGAGGGGTGAGCCTACTTACAGTGTAGTGTCCACACCGGAAGTTAATCAGGACTTCAATGCACCATCAACTTCAG AGCTCTTGTCATATTCAGGGTGGTGA
- the LOC121809733 gene encoding NAC domain-containing protein 17-like isoform X1 has protein sequence MTVDADFLVSGKRFPPGFRFHPTDEELVLYYLKRKICCKIHHPDVVSEIDVYKCDPEDLPVMSKLQTGDRQWFFLSPRDRKHLKGARSNRVTGCGYWKVTGQDRAISYDSRLVGIKKTLVFYRGRAPKGERTDWVMHEYTMAEDEFKRCQDAKEYYVLNKVYKKSGLGPKNGEQYGAPFREEEWDDDLEVQCSIEPEKPTKKAHETVDCQHQSSLDDLEEIVGRIANEPDSVQLPVVDCEYTLDQFLGEEETESTLVHHSSVDVSAPVVYPAHCDLTETTRLQLQAAPELSYDTFINTEDPNVTGEDFLKDYLEMDDLDSDPTTQILDNWGNNFGSLQFEGLDDDLSILYEDASSFLYEPVEPWHFPQPSSNNFENGAMDPSPSSYQSYVMQQQNSSLDGASSQLWRGEPTYSVVSTPEVNQDFNAPSTSGAMYQNQNNGFVNHPTGGNEKGEGEQGDDMESWFTSAVWSFVGSIPTSPASASEGFLVNGACERLSILSRVRVDARNTAAPRNSGKSRIGFLWFSTLGIICGILWLLTGISKRVIGLCSH, from the exons ATGACTGTGGATGCGGATTTCCTCGTGAGCGGAAAGAGATTCCCTCCAGGGTTCAGATTCCACCCCACCGATGAGGAGCTCGTGCTTTACTATCTCAAGAGGAAGATTTGCTGTAAAATACACCATCCCGACGTCGTCTCTGAGATCGATGTCTACAAGTGCGACCCCGAGGATTTGCCTG TGATGTCGAAACTGCAAACTGGTGATAGACAATGGTTCTTCCTCAGTCCCAGAGACCGGAAACATTTAAAGGGAGCAAGGTCGAACAGGGTGACCGGGTGTGGTTACTGGAAGGTGACGGGGCAGGACCGTGCCATCTCATATGATTCTCGTCTTGTTGGGATAAAGAAGACTCTGGTGTTCTACAGAGGTCGCGCGCCTAAAGGAGAGCGCACGGATTGGGTGATGCACGAATACACCATGGCTGAGGACGAGTTCAAACGATGCCAGGATGCTAAGGAATACTACGTGCTGAACAAAGTCTACAAGAAAAGTGGCCTCGGTCCGAAAAATGGTGAGCAGTATGGCGCACCGTTCAGGGAAGAGGAGTGGGATGATGATCTTGAAGTTCAGTGCTCCATTGAGCCGGAGAAACCAACAAAGAAAGCTCATGAAACTGTTGATTGTCAACATCAGTCCTCATTAGATGATCTTGAGGAAATAGTGGGACGAATAGCAAATGAGCCCGATTCCGTTCAGTTACCGGTTGTTGATTGCGAGTATACTCTGGATCAGTTTCTCGGTGAGGAGGAAACTGAGAGTACATTAGTTCACCATTCTTCTGTTGATGTGTCTGCACCAGTGGTTTATCCAGCTCATTGTGACCTTACTGAGACAACTCGATTACAGTTGCAAGCAGCACCTGAGCTCTCCTATGACACATTCATTAATACGGAAGATCCTAATGTGACCGGGGAGGACTTCCTCAAAGATTATCTTGAAATGGATGATCTAGATTCAGACCCAACCACACAAATTCTTGATAACTGGGGGAATAATTTTGGGAGTCTGCAGTTTGAGGGTTTAGATGATGATTTGAGCATTCTGTATGAAGACGCTTCTTCTTTCCTTTATGAGCCTGTTGAGCCCTGGCATTTTCCCCAGCCATCTTCGAATAACTTTGAGAATGGAGCCATGGACCCGAGTCCAAGCTCATATCAAAGTTATGTGATGCAGCAACAAAATAGCAGTTTAGATGGAGCGAGCTCTCAACTGTGGAGGGGTGAGCCTACTTACAGTGTAGTGTCCACACCGGAAGTTAATCAGGACTTCAATGCACCATCAACTTCAG GTGCAATGTATCAGAACCAAAACAACGGTTTTGTAAATCATCCTACTGGGGGGAATGAGAAAGGGGAGGGCGAGCAGGGTGATGATATGGAGTCATGGTTCACCTCTGCCGTTTGGTCTTTTGTGGGGTCTATACCGACATCCCCCGCTTCGGCTTCTGAAGGTTTTTTGGTAAATGGGGCGTGTGAGCGACTGTCTATCTTAAGTCGGGTAAGAGTTGATGCCAGAAACACTGCAGCTCCAAGAAATTCTGGCAAATCCAGAATTGGTTTCTTATGGTTTTCTACACTGGGAATAATATGTGGTATTCTATGGCTGCTGACTGGAATCTCAAAGAGAGTTATTGGTTTGTGCTCACACTAG